CGTCCTGGGCGACCACCAAACGGCCGGTTGCGGCGACCGAGGCGAGGATCCGGGCGGAGTCCATCGGCAGCAGAGTGCGAAGGTCGAGCACCTCGACGCTGATGCCGTCTTCAGCGAGCGCGGCTGCGGCGGCGTCGGCGCGGGGAACCATGCCGCCCCAACACGCCAGGGTGACGTCCGTGCCGGGAGTGCGGATCGCGGCTTCGCCGAGCGGAACCACGTGGTCGGGGTCGTCGGGTACGTCGCCGCGGGCCGACCAGAGCCCCGCGCTTTCGATGACGACAACGGGATCGGGGTCGCGGACGGCGGACTTCAGGAGTCCCTTGGCGTCGGCAGGGGTCCCGCCCCACACGACCTTGAGCCCGGGCACCGACGCCGGCCACGCTTCGAGATTCTGCGAATGCTGAGGCCCGGCGCCCAGATGCGCCCCGCACATGGTGCGCAGGGTGAGAGGCACCGAGTAATGGCCCATCGACAGGTAGCAGGTTTTGGCCGCCTGGTTGGCCAGCTGGTCCAGCGCCAGCGGCAGGAAATCGAGGAACATGATCTCGACGACGGGGCGCAGTCCGGCCATTGCTGAACCGACTGCCATGCCGGTGAACGCCGCCTCGCTGATCGGGGTGTCCCGGACCCGGACCGGCCCGAATTCGTCGAACAGTCCTTTGGTCGCACCGAACGGGCCGCCGGGTGCACCCACGTCTTCGCCGAACAGCACGACGCGTTCGTCGCGAGCGAGTTCTTCGCGCAGCGCGTCGTTGATCGCCTGCCAGTACTTGCGGCGCGTCATGCGACGACCTCCTTCGAGCGGTAGACGTGTGCGGTCAGTGAGTCAGGAGAAGCGTCAGGCTGGACTCGGGCCCACGCGATGGCGTCAGCGACCTCGTCCGCGCAGGCACGGTCAATAGCGTCCAGCTGGTCACCGGTGCCGTCCAGGTGCGCGCGCAGGACAAGGAGCGGATCCCGCGTCCTCCACTGGTCGACTTCCTCGGCGTTCCGGTAGCCCTGGGCGTCTCCTTCGAAATGGCCGTGCCAGCGGTAGGTGCGGCATTCCAGCAGCGTCGGCCCCTCTCCGGCTCGCGCTCGTTCCACTGCCCGCCGCGCCGCGTCCCGGACCGCGAGCACGTCGTTGCCGTCCACGCTTTCTGCCGGCATCCGGTGGGGACGCGCGTATTCGGTGACAGATGCGGCGCGCAGGTGAGTCTCGACCGGTGTCATTTCGGCGTAACCGTTGTTCTCGCATACGAAGACGATCGGCAGCTTCGACAGTGCCGCGATGTTGAACGACTCGTGGACCACGCCCTCGGCGACCGCGCCTTCTCCGAAGAACGTCACCGCGATCCGGGCATCCCCCAGCACTTGGGCCGAGAAAGCGCCGCCGAGCGCGATGGGCACTCCCGCTCCGACGATGGCATTGGCGCCGAGGATCCCCAGCGCCGGGTCGGCGACATGCATCGAGCCCGACCGCCCGCCGCAATAGCCGCCGGCGCGGGCGAACAGTTCCGCCATCATCTGCCGGACGTTCGCGCCCTTCGCGAGGCAGTGTCCGTGTCCGCGATGCGTCGTCGTGAGGTAGTCGTCGCGGTCCAGCGCGTCGCAGACACCCGCCGCGACTGCCTCTTGCCCGATCGACAGATGCAGGAAGCCGGCCAGCTCGCCGGATGCCATCAGCCGGGACGCGGCGGTCTCGAACTGCCGGATCAGGGACATCGTCCGGTAGAGACGCAGCTTCATTGCGCACCTGCTTGTCCCGGCACCCGGACGACTGCGTGCCCGGATACGCACAGGGCACCGCGCTGGTCGCGTTCGGCGATTTCCACCTCGACGAGCATTTCGGCTCCGTCGGTCTCAGCTGACATCACGTGGCCGGTGACCGTCAGAACGTCGCCTGCGATTGCCGCATGGCGATTCCGCCAGCTCAGCGACCTCAGCATGGCGTCCGGTCCTGCCCACTCGAGGAGAGCATTGGCCAAGAAACAGCCGTGGAGGTGGGACTGCACCAGCACCCCCGGGTACCCCTCGCTGCGGGCATACGCTTCGTCGTAATGGATCCGGTGTGCATTCCAGGTGGCCGCGCTGAAGCGGAAGAGCTGCACGGTGGTGGGCCGGACGGTGTAGGGCGCGACCGGCGCTCCGGCTTCGAACCGGCGCGTCGATGCTGTCCGCGATCTCGTCATGGGGCTCCTCAGCGTGCGATGAACGTTTCCTGGCAGGTGACCAGCAACTGGCTGTGCTCGTCGGTGAACTGCCGCTCGATGGAAAGCACGAGCAGCTGGCCGGTCCGGCCCCGCTTCAGCTCGATGTCCCGGAGGCTGGTGCGCGCGGTTACCCGGGTGCCTTCGCGGACGGGGGCGTGGAATTCCAGGTTCTGGCCCGCGCCCATCAGCCGCACGCCGGTCAGAGCCAGTCCGCGAGTGTCCGAACTCGACGTTCCGTCGGTGTCGAGTTCCTCCTCGGGCGGGCCCGCGCCCCACCCCATGACCGAGCTGAGAAAGAGCGGCGGCGCGGTGGCCGCCTGACTGTGCGGTGACCAGGCGGCGATGGAGAACCTGTCCATGTCGCGTTGCGTCAGGACGCCGAGGTCAGCGCTGCACACCTTGCCCAGCTCGTCCCGCAGACGGTGGTAGTGGGCGGTCATCGCGGTCATCGGAGTGCCCTCGCAGCGTCGGGCTGCTGGCGCAAAGACCGTTTCTCGATCTTGCCGACCGAGGTCTTCGGAAGCGCATCCATGATCGTCACTTCTGCGGGCACCTTGAACTTCGCCAGGTGCTGCGCACAGTATTCGATGAGCGCCGCAGCCGTTGGCGCACTGCCCGGAGCGCTGACGACGAACGCTACGGGCA
The nucleotide sequence above comes from Amycolatopsis sp. AA4. Encoded proteins:
- a CDS encoding alpha-ketoacid dehydrogenase subunit beta; amino-acid sequence: MTRRKYWQAINDALREELARDERVVLFGEDVGAPGGPFGATKGLFDEFGPVRVRDTPISEAAFTGMAVGSAMAGLRPVVEIMFLDFLPLALDQLANQAAKTCYLSMGHYSVPLTLRTMCGAHLGAGPQHSQNLEAWPASVPGLKVVWGGTPADAKGLLKSAVRDPDPVVVIESAGLWSARGDVPDDPDHVVPLGEAAIRTPGTDVTLACWGGMVPRADAAAAALAEDGISVEVLDLRTLLPMDSARILASVAATGRLVVAQDATGPGSVGSDVIRIVATQGFGSLRTAPELVTPPFAPVPFPPSLAQAYFPQESEIVAAVRRVMSKETVVA
- a CDS encoding MaoC family dehydratase N-terminal domain-containing protein encodes the protein MTRSRTASTRRFEAGAPVAPYTVRPTTVQLFRFSAATWNAHRIHYDEAYARSEGYPGVLVQSHLHGCFLANALLEWAGPDAMLRSLSWRNRHAAIAGDVLTVTGHVMSAETDGAEMLVEVEIAERDQRGALCVSGHAVVRVPGQAGAQ
- a CDS encoding MaoC family dehydratase N-terminal domain-containing protein, with the translated sequence MTAHYHRLRDELGKVCSADLGVLTQRDMDRFSIAAWSPHSQAATAPPLFLSSVMGWGAGPPEEELDTDGTSSSDTRGLALTGVRLMGAGQNLEFHAPVREGTRVTARTSLRDIELKRGRTGQLLVLSIERQFTDEHSQLLVTCQETFIAR
- a CDS encoding thiamine pyrophosphate-dependent dehydrogenase E1 component subunit alpha → MKLRLYRTMSLIRQFETAASRLMASGELAGFLHLSIGQEAVAAGVCDALDRDDYLTTTHRGHGHCLAKGANVRQMMAELFARAGGYCGGRSGSMHVADPALGILGANAIVGAGVPIALGGAFSAQVLGDARIAVTFFGEGAVAEGVVHESFNIAALSKLPIVFVCENNGYAEMTPVETHLRAASVTEYARPHRMPAESVDGNDVLAVRDAARRAVERARAGEGPTLLECRTYRWHGHFEGDAQGYRNAEEVDQWRTRDPLLVLRAHLDGTGDQLDAIDRACADEVADAIAWARVQPDASPDSLTAHVYRSKEVVA